In Humulus lupulus chromosome 7, drHumLupu1.1, whole genome shotgun sequence, the following are encoded in one genomic region:
- the LOC133790994 gene encoding F-box/kelch-repeat protein At3g23880-like isoform X1: MPKCLNWGKQIQMGRFSENFPVELWEEIMSWLPPDSLRRFKCVCKSWHALITFLIKNPEFVAKHLANMKKKKVCSPLIHLRNVITTNYTERQEGTYFLTLANDDLEDDYADDLDDNLYIPCVTDNLKFLTCNLHNIFVKLVAHCNGIICLSAFDKNDIFILLNPAIKEFKIVPNASPGDGSGERLVGFGYDLITNEYKIVNIKSLYEDEDGPYKAEIFTLSTNSWKEIDFNVNILYFPNCDYQVVYCNGVCYWYFWDGSCIIVSFDVSDEVFQIIPFPENVPEPEKEWDILAEWTKIAVWKNNLILFFYSELYPMVIDMWVMDTSFGGVRGAYSWSKHLTIGPLENISYPLAFWDADELFMETKDGEIIFYNLRSQELNDHTVSLEPFHRNRLVTYAKSLVSVLKREET; the protein is encoded by the coding sequence TTTGAATTGGGGAAAACAGATCCAAATGGGGAGATTTAGTGAGAATTTTCCAGTGGAGTTATGGGAGGAAATTATGTCATGGCTGCCACCTGATTCTCTGAGAAGATTCAAGTGCGTTTGTAAATCATGGCATGCTCTGATCACTTTTCTTATCAAAAACCCTGAATTTGTGGCCAAACACCTAGCcaatatgaagaagaagaaggtgtgttCTCCATTGATACACCTAAGGAATGTGATAACGACTAATTACACTGAAAGGCAAGAAGGAACTTATTTCCTTACATTGGCCAATGATGATCTCGAAGATGATTACGCCGATGATCTCGACGATAATTTATACATTCCTTGTGTTACTGACAATCTCAAGTTTCTTACCTGCAATCTGCACAATATTTTTGTTAAGCTGGTGGCTCATTGTAATGGCATCATATGTCTCTCTGCATTTGATAAAAATGACATCTTTATTTTATTGAATCCTGCCATTAAAGAATTTAAGATTGTTCCTAATGCGTCCCCTGGTGATGGCTCAGGAGAGAGACTAGTGGGATTTGGTTATGATTTAATCACTAATGAGTATAAGATTGTTAACATTAAGTCTTTGTATGAAGATGAGGATGGTCCATATAAAGCTGAGATATTCACTTTGAGTACTAATTCTTGGAAAGAAATCGATTTTAATGTGAATATTCTCTACTTTCCAAATTGTGACTACCAAGTGGTGTACTGTAATGGAGTTTGTTATTGGTACTTTTGGGACGGGAGTTGCATCAttgtttcttttgatgttagtgaTGAGGTATTTCAGATCATACCATTTCCAGAAAATGTCCCAGAACCAGAAAAAGAATGGGATATACTTGCTGAATGGACAAAGATTGCGGTTTGGAAAAATAATCTTATTCTGTTTTTCTATTCTGAGTTGTATCCAATGGTTATTGATATGTGGGTTATGGATACCTCTTTTGGTGGTGTTCGTGGTGCTTATTCTTGGTCTAAACATTTAACTATTGGACCCCTTGAAAACATTAGTTACCCACTAGCATTTTGGGATGCTGATGAGCTCTTCATGGAGACCAAAGATGGTGAAatcatcttctacaaccttcgCAGCCAAGAACTCAATGATCATACTGTCTCTTTGGAACCTTTTCACCGGAATCGTCTTGTTACTTATGCAAAGAGTTTGGTTTCAGTACTCAAAAGAGAGGAGACATAA
- the LOC133790994 gene encoding F-box/kelch-repeat protein At3g23880-like isoform X2: MIQMGRFSENFPVELWEEIMSWLPPDSLRRFKCVCKSWHALITFLIKNPEFVAKHLANMKKKKVCSPLIHLRNVITTNYTERQEGTYFLTLANDDLEDDYADDLDDNLYIPCVTDNLKFLTCNLHNIFVKLVAHCNGIICLSAFDKNDIFILLNPAIKEFKIVPNASPGDGSGERLVGFGYDLITNEYKIVNIKSLYEDEDGPYKAEIFTLSTNSWKEIDFNVNILYFPNCDYQVVYCNGVCYWYFWDGSCIIVSFDVSDEVFQIIPFPENVPEPEKEWDILAEWTKIAVWKNNLILFFYSELYPMVIDMWVMDTSFGGVRGAYSWSKHLTIGPLENISYPLAFWDADELFMETKDGEIIFYNLRSQELNDHTVSLEPFHRNRLVTYAKSLVSVLKREET; encoded by the coding sequence ATCCAAATGGGGAGATTTAGTGAGAATTTTCCAGTGGAGTTATGGGAGGAAATTATGTCATGGCTGCCACCTGATTCTCTGAGAAGATTCAAGTGCGTTTGTAAATCATGGCATGCTCTGATCACTTTTCTTATCAAAAACCCTGAATTTGTGGCCAAACACCTAGCcaatatgaagaagaagaaggtgtgttCTCCATTGATACACCTAAGGAATGTGATAACGACTAATTACACTGAAAGGCAAGAAGGAACTTATTTCCTTACATTGGCCAATGATGATCTCGAAGATGATTACGCCGATGATCTCGACGATAATTTATACATTCCTTGTGTTACTGACAATCTCAAGTTTCTTACCTGCAATCTGCACAATATTTTTGTTAAGCTGGTGGCTCATTGTAATGGCATCATATGTCTCTCTGCATTTGATAAAAATGACATCTTTATTTTATTGAATCCTGCCATTAAAGAATTTAAGATTGTTCCTAATGCGTCCCCTGGTGATGGCTCAGGAGAGAGACTAGTGGGATTTGGTTATGATTTAATCACTAATGAGTATAAGATTGTTAACATTAAGTCTTTGTATGAAGATGAGGATGGTCCATATAAAGCTGAGATATTCACTTTGAGTACTAATTCTTGGAAAGAAATCGATTTTAATGTGAATATTCTCTACTTTCCAAATTGTGACTACCAAGTGGTGTACTGTAATGGAGTTTGTTATTGGTACTTTTGGGACGGGAGTTGCATCAttgtttcttttgatgttagtgaTGAGGTATTTCAGATCATACCATTTCCAGAAAATGTCCCAGAACCAGAAAAAGAATGGGATATACTTGCTGAATGGACAAAGATTGCGGTTTGGAAAAATAATCTTATTCTGTTTTTCTATTCTGAGTTGTATCCAATGGTTATTGATATGTGGGTTATGGATACCTCTTTTGGTGGTGTTCGTGGTGCTTATTCTTGGTCTAAACATTTAACTATTGGACCCCTTGAAAACATTAGTTACCCACTAGCATTTTGGGATGCTGATGAGCTCTTCATGGAGACCAAAGATGGTGAAatcatcttctacaaccttcgCAGCCAAGAACTCAATGATCATACTGTCTCTTTGGAACCTTTTCACCGGAATCGTCTTGTTACTTATGCAAAGAGTTTGGTTTCAGTACTCAAAAGAGAGGAGACATAA